A genomic stretch from Silurus meridionalis isolate SWU-2019-XX chromosome 1, ASM1480568v1, whole genome shotgun sequence includes:
- the si:zfos-323e3.4 gene encoding volume-regulated anion channel subunit LRRC8E isoform X1 codes for MIPVNELRNATSEQNPRFRVLKPWWDVFSEYLCITMLMIGVFGCTMQLTQEKISCLPDRITEKQDEDMDCSYLLKPRANDSLWEHAITKNIAPNIVEVFGRKNDLDIHQYIFINSYCYERAVHWYGKYFPYLVVIHTMIFMVASSFWFKFPGTSSKIELFVSILGKCFDSPWTTRAISEVSEEREDMIAWKKNTVNVSAVENPDVEDKTTAFMRSTSVVSDREKNVLESEPATSVLDKKEAEQAKALFEKVRKFQTHVEEADLLYLMYVFQTSLKVIKFAIIIVYSVFLVPNIEIVVTCRVPPDLTGFGLFCCNNNKAHLFSKLAYCYIGFVGVYGLLCIYSLYWLFHRPLKSYSFENVRLETGINDIPDVKNDFAFLLHLSDQYDPLYSKRFAVFLSEVSASRLSQVTLNHDWPIKKLCTRLSRNASDRLELHLFMLPGLPSTVFDVPELESLKLEQINNVTIPGTVNQLAALQEISLIHCTARVQLEALTYLRENLKILRLTFSNLEQVPLWMYTLTNLEELHLNGPLTNELHRGATLDTLRELKNLRVLTLRGKLAKIPSSVTDVGGQLLRLCVHNEGSRLHAFSSLKKLAKLATLELIGCELERLPNAIFSLTSLQQLDLKENRLITVEEILSLQHCRRLSTLRLWHNSIRFIPEHINKLRSLETLDLSWNKIQSLSLHLCYCTKLRHLDLSHNQLTSLPSEIGILQSLWHLSVAYNSLEVLPEELFSCKRLRTLELGNNRIVYLSPRVGNLAHLVCLELKGNRLESLPAEIGDCNLLKLTGIIIEESLIDTLPAYLKARMKER; via the coding sequence CTAACACAAGAAAAGATCTCCTGTCTTCCTGATCGAATCACTGAAAAACAAGATGAGGACATGGACTGCAGTTACCTCTTAAAACCCAGAGCGAACGATAGCCTATGGGAGCATGCCATCACCAAAAATATTGCCCCGAACATTGTAGAGGTGTTCGGCCGAAAGAACGACCTGGACATTCACCAGTACATCTTTATAAACAGTTACTGCTACGAAAGGGCAGTGCACTGGTATGGCAAGTACTTTCCGTACCTGGTggtcatccacaccatgatctTTATGGTAGCAAGCAGTTTCTGGTTCAAATTTCCTGGGACCTCATCCAAGATCGAGCTGTTTGTGTCGATCCTGGGGAAGTGTTTCGACTCCCCTTGGACCACCCGCGCAATTAGTGAGGTGTcggaagagagagaagacatGATCGCATGGAAGAAAAACACAGTTAACGTATCAGCAGTAGAAAACCCTGATGTGGAGGACAAAACTACTGCTTTTATGCGCTCTACGTCTGTTGTGTCAGACCGGGAAAAGAATGTGCTAGAGTCTGAGCCTGCAACATCTGTGCTGGACAAAAAGGAAGCTGAGCAGGCCAAGGCTCTGTttgagaaagtgagaaaattTCAGACTCATGTAGAAGAAGCTGACCTTCTTTACCTCATGTATGTTTTCCAGACTTCACTCAAAGTGATCAAATTTGCCATCATCATTGTTTATAGTGTTTTCCTTGTACCAAATATCGAGATTGTGGTCACTTGTAGAGTTCCGCCTGATCTGACTGGATTTGGTTTGTTCTGCTGTAATAACAACAAAGCGCACCTCTTCTCAAAACTAGCCTACTGTTACATTGGATTTGTCGGCGTGTATGGACTGCTATGCATCTATTCTCTTTACTGGCTCTTTCATCGACCACTCAAATCATACTCCTTTGAGAATGTGCGCCTGGAGACAGGGATCAACGACATCCCTGatgttaaaaatgactttgcGTTCCTTTTGCACCTCAGCGACCAGTACGACCCTCTTTACTCGAAGCGGTTTGCTGTATTTCTCTCCGAGGTAAGTGCGAGCAGGTTGAGTCAGGTGACCCTCAATCACGATTGGCCCATCAAGAAACTTTGCACACGTCTCTCAAGGAACGCTAGCGACCGCTTAGAACTGCACTTGTTCATGTTGCCAGGTTTACCCAGCACTGTGTTTGATGTGCCAGAATTGGAATCTCTAAAGCTTGAACAGATCAATAACGTAACTATTCCTGGCACAGTGAACCAGCTTGCTGCTTTACAAGAAATCTCCCTTATTCACTGTACTGCCAGAGTTCAGCTAGAAGCCCTCACGTACCTACGAGAGAACCTGAAAATCCTCCGCCTTACTTTTAGCAACCTAGAGCAAGTCCCTTTGTGGATGTACACTTTAACAAATCTGGAAGAGCTCCATCTGAATGGGCCCCTCACAAATGAGCTCCATCGTGGAGCCACTTTAGACACCTTGAGGGAGCTCAAGAATCTACGTGTACTGACCTTACGTGGGAAACTCGCCAAGATCCCTTCCAGTGTTACAGATGTAGGTGGCCAGCTGCTTAGGTTATGCGTGCACAATGAGGGCAGCAGGCTGCACGCCTTCAGCAGTCTGAAGAAGCTAGCAAAATTGGCAACACTAGAGCTGATTGGCTGCGAACTGGAGCGCCTTCCCAATGCTATTTTCAGCCTCACCAGCCTGCAACAGCTGGATCTGAAAGAGAACAGGCTTATCACCGTGGAGGAAATCCTTAGCCTGCAGCACTGCCGCCGACTGAGCACACTCAGACTATGGCACAACTCCATTCGCTTCATCCCTGAGCATATCAACAAACTGCGCTCGCTCGAGACACTCGACTTGAGCTGGAACAAGATTCAAAGTCTGTCATTGCACCTGTGCTACTGCACCAAGCTTCGGCACCTGGATCTCTCGCACAATCAACTAACCTCGCTGCCCTCAGAGATTGGTATCCTGCAGAGTCTCTGGCACCTTTCTGTAGCTTACAACTCACTGGAAGTGCTCCCAGAGGAGTTGTTCTCATGTAAAAGGCTGAGGACTCTGGAGCTGGGGAATAACAGAATTGTCTATTTATCGCCAAGGGTTGGGAATTTGGCTCACTTGGTGTGTCTGGAACTAAAGGGTAACAGGCTGGAGTCTTTGCCTGCCGAAATAGGTGACTGCAACCTACTGAAATTGACTGGGATCATCATAGAAGAGAGTCTGATTGATACTTTGCCTGCCTATTTAAAAGCGAGAATGAAGGAAAGGTGA
- the si:zfos-323e3.4 gene encoding volume-regulated anion channel subunit LRRC8E isoform X3 yields the protein MDCSYLLKPRANDSLWEHAITKNIAPNIVEVFGRKNDLDIHQYIFINSYCYERAVHWYGKYFPYLVVIHTMIFMVASSFWFKFPGTSSKIELFVSILGKCFDSPWTTRAISEVSEEREDMIAWKKNTVNVSAVENPDVEDKTTAFMRSTSVVSDREKNVLESEPATSVLDKKEAEQAKALFEKVRKFQTHVEEADLLYLMYVFQTSLKVIKFAIIIVYSVFLVPNIEIVVTCRVPPDLTGFGLFCCNNNKAHLFSKLAYCYIGFVGVYGLLCIYSLYWLFHRPLKSYSFENVRLETGINDIPDVKNDFAFLLHLSDQYDPLYSKRFAVFLSEVSASRLSQVTLNHDWPIKKLCTRLSRNASDRLELHLFMLPGLPSTVFDVPELESLKLEQINNVTIPGTVNQLAALQEISLIHCTARVQLEALTYLRENLKILRLTFSNLEQVPLWMYTLTNLEELHLNGPLTNELHRGATLDTLRELKNLRVLTLRGKLAKIPSSVTDVGGQLLRLCVHNEGSRLHAFSSLKKLAKLATLELIGCELERLPNAIFSLTSLQQLDLKENRLITVEEILSLQHCRRLSTLRLWHNSIRFIPEHINKLRSLETLDLSWNKIQSLSLHLCYCTKLRHLDLSHNQLTSLPSEIGILQSLWHLSVAYNSLEVLPEELFSCKRLRTLELGNNRIVYLSPRVGNLAHLVCLELKGNRLESLPAEIGDCNLLKLTGIIIEESLIDTLPAYLKARMKER from the coding sequence ATGGACTGCAGTTACCTCTTAAAACCCAGAGCGAACGATAGCCTATGGGAGCATGCCATCACCAAAAATATTGCCCCGAACATTGTAGAGGTGTTCGGCCGAAAGAACGACCTGGACATTCACCAGTACATCTTTATAAACAGTTACTGCTACGAAAGGGCAGTGCACTGGTATGGCAAGTACTTTCCGTACCTGGTggtcatccacaccatgatctTTATGGTAGCAAGCAGTTTCTGGTTCAAATTTCCTGGGACCTCATCCAAGATCGAGCTGTTTGTGTCGATCCTGGGGAAGTGTTTCGACTCCCCTTGGACCACCCGCGCAATTAGTGAGGTGTcggaagagagagaagacatGATCGCATGGAAGAAAAACACAGTTAACGTATCAGCAGTAGAAAACCCTGATGTGGAGGACAAAACTACTGCTTTTATGCGCTCTACGTCTGTTGTGTCAGACCGGGAAAAGAATGTGCTAGAGTCTGAGCCTGCAACATCTGTGCTGGACAAAAAGGAAGCTGAGCAGGCCAAGGCTCTGTttgagaaagtgagaaaattTCAGACTCATGTAGAAGAAGCTGACCTTCTTTACCTCATGTATGTTTTCCAGACTTCACTCAAAGTGATCAAATTTGCCATCATCATTGTTTATAGTGTTTTCCTTGTACCAAATATCGAGATTGTGGTCACTTGTAGAGTTCCGCCTGATCTGACTGGATTTGGTTTGTTCTGCTGTAATAACAACAAAGCGCACCTCTTCTCAAAACTAGCCTACTGTTACATTGGATTTGTCGGCGTGTATGGACTGCTATGCATCTATTCTCTTTACTGGCTCTTTCATCGACCACTCAAATCATACTCCTTTGAGAATGTGCGCCTGGAGACAGGGATCAACGACATCCCTGatgttaaaaatgactttgcGTTCCTTTTGCACCTCAGCGACCAGTACGACCCTCTTTACTCGAAGCGGTTTGCTGTATTTCTCTCCGAGGTAAGTGCGAGCAGGTTGAGTCAGGTGACCCTCAATCACGATTGGCCCATCAAGAAACTTTGCACACGTCTCTCAAGGAACGCTAGCGACCGCTTAGAACTGCACTTGTTCATGTTGCCAGGTTTACCCAGCACTGTGTTTGATGTGCCAGAATTGGAATCTCTAAAGCTTGAACAGATCAATAACGTAACTATTCCTGGCACAGTGAACCAGCTTGCTGCTTTACAAGAAATCTCCCTTATTCACTGTACTGCCAGAGTTCAGCTAGAAGCCCTCACGTACCTACGAGAGAACCTGAAAATCCTCCGCCTTACTTTTAGCAACCTAGAGCAAGTCCCTTTGTGGATGTACACTTTAACAAATCTGGAAGAGCTCCATCTGAATGGGCCCCTCACAAATGAGCTCCATCGTGGAGCCACTTTAGACACCTTGAGGGAGCTCAAGAATCTACGTGTACTGACCTTACGTGGGAAACTCGCCAAGATCCCTTCCAGTGTTACAGATGTAGGTGGCCAGCTGCTTAGGTTATGCGTGCACAATGAGGGCAGCAGGCTGCACGCCTTCAGCAGTCTGAAGAAGCTAGCAAAATTGGCAACACTAGAGCTGATTGGCTGCGAACTGGAGCGCCTTCCCAATGCTATTTTCAGCCTCACCAGCCTGCAACAGCTGGATCTGAAAGAGAACAGGCTTATCACCGTGGAGGAAATCCTTAGCCTGCAGCACTGCCGCCGACTGAGCACACTCAGACTATGGCACAACTCCATTCGCTTCATCCCTGAGCATATCAACAAACTGCGCTCGCTCGAGACACTCGACTTGAGCTGGAACAAGATTCAAAGTCTGTCATTGCACCTGTGCTACTGCACCAAGCTTCGGCACCTGGATCTCTCGCACAATCAACTAACCTCGCTGCCCTCAGAGATTGGTATCCTGCAGAGTCTCTGGCACCTTTCTGTAGCTTACAACTCACTGGAAGTGCTCCCAGAGGAGTTGTTCTCATGTAAAAGGCTGAGGACTCTGGAGCTGGGGAATAACAGAATTGTCTATTTATCGCCAAGGGTTGGGAATTTGGCTCACTTGGTGTGTCTGGAACTAAAGGGTAACAGGCTGGAGTCTTTGCCTGCCGAAATAGGTGACTGCAACCTACTGAAATTGACTGGGATCATCATAGAAGAGAGTCTGATTGATACTTTGCCTGCCTATTTAAAAGCGAGAATGAAGGAAAGGTGA
- the si:zfos-323e3.4 gene encoding volume-regulated anion channel subunit LRRC8E isoform X2, which produces MLTQEKISCLPDRITEKQDEDMDCSYLLKPRANDSLWEHAITKNIAPNIVEVFGRKNDLDIHQYIFINSYCYERAVHWYGKYFPYLVVIHTMIFMVASSFWFKFPGTSSKIELFVSILGKCFDSPWTTRAISEVSEEREDMIAWKKNTVNVSAVENPDVEDKTTAFMRSTSVVSDREKNVLESEPATSVLDKKEAEQAKALFEKVRKFQTHVEEADLLYLMYVFQTSLKVIKFAIIIVYSVFLVPNIEIVVTCRVPPDLTGFGLFCCNNNKAHLFSKLAYCYIGFVGVYGLLCIYSLYWLFHRPLKSYSFENVRLETGINDIPDVKNDFAFLLHLSDQYDPLYSKRFAVFLSEVSASRLSQVTLNHDWPIKKLCTRLSRNASDRLELHLFMLPGLPSTVFDVPELESLKLEQINNVTIPGTVNQLAALQEISLIHCTARVQLEALTYLRENLKILRLTFSNLEQVPLWMYTLTNLEELHLNGPLTNELHRGATLDTLRELKNLRVLTLRGKLAKIPSSVTDVGGQLLRLCVHNEGSRLHAFSSLKKLAKLATLELIGCELERLPNAIFSLTSLQQLDLKENRLITVEEILSLQHCRRLSTLRLWHNSIRFIPEHINKLRSLETLDLSWNKIQSLSLHLCYCTKLRHLDLSHNQLTSLPSEIGILQSLWHLSVAYNSLEVLPEELFSCKRLRTLELGNNRIVYLSPRVGNLAHLVCLELKGNRLESLPAEIGDCNLLKLTGIIIEESLIDTLPAYLKARMKER; this is translated from the exons ATG CTAACACAAGAAAAGATCTCCTGTCTTCCTGATCGAATCACTGAAAAACAAGATGAGGACATGGACTGCAGTTACCTCTTAAAACCCAGAGCGAACGATAGCCTATGGGAGCATGCCATCACCAAAAATATTGCCCCGAACATTGTAGAGGTGTTCGGCCGAAAGAACGACCTGGACATTCACCAGTACATCTTTATAAACAGTTACTGCTACGAAAGGGCAGTGCACTGGTATGGCAAGTACTTTCCGTACCTGGTggtcatccacaccatgatctTTATGGTAGCAAGCAGTTTCTGGTTCAAATTTCCTGGGACCTCATCCAAGATCGAGCTGTTTGTGTCGATCCTGGGGAAGTGTTTCGACTCCCCTTGGACCACCCGCGCAATTAGTGAGGTGTcggaagagagagaagacatGATCGCATGGAAGAAAAACACAGTTAACGTATCAGCAGTAGAAAACCCTGATGTGGAGGACAAAACTACTGCTTTTATGCGCTCTACGTCTGTTGTGTCAGACCGGGAAAAGAATGTGCTAGAGTCTGAGCCTGCAACATCTGTGCTGGACAAAAAGGAAGCTGAGCAGGCCAAGGCTCTGTttgagaaagtgagaaaattTCAGACTCATGTAGAAGAAGCTGACCTTCTTTACCTCATGTATGTTTTCCAGACTTCACTCAAAGTGATCAAATTTGCCATCATCATTGTTTATAGTGTTTTCCTTGTACCAAATATCGAGATTGTGGTCACTTGTAGAGTTCCGCCTGATCTGACTGGATTTGGTTTGTTCTGCTGTAATAACAACAAAGCGCACCTCTTCTCAAAACTAGCCTACTGTTACATTGGATTTGTCGGCGTGTATGGACTGCTATGCATCTATTCTCTTTACTGGCTCTTTCATCGACCACTCAAATCATACTCCTTTGAGAATGTGCGCCTGGAGACAGGGATCAACGACATCCCTGatgttaaaaatgactttgcGTTCCTTTTGCACCTCAGCGACCAGTACGACCCTCTTTACTCGAAGCGGTTTGCTGTATTTCTCTCCGAGGTAAGTGCGAGCAGGTTGAGTCAGGTGACCCTCAATCACGATTGGCCCATCAAGAAACTTTGCACACGTCTCTCAAGGAACGCTAGCGACCGCTTAGAACTGCACTTGTTCATGTTGCCAGGTTTACCCAGCACTGTGTTTGATGTGCCAGAATTGGAATCTCTAAAGCTTGAACAGATCAATAACGTAACTATTCCTGGCACAGTGAACCAGCTTGCTGCTTTACAAGAAATCTCCCTTATTCACTGTACTGCCAGAGTTCAGCTAGAAGCCCTCACGTACCTACGAGAGAACCTGAAAATCCTCCGCCTTACTTTTAGCAACCTAGAGCAAGTCCCTTTGTGGATGTACACTTTAACAAATCTGGAAGAGCTCCATCTGAATGGGCCCCTCACAAATGAGCTCCATCGTGGAGCCACTTTAGACACCTTGAGGGAGCTCAAGAATCTACGTGTACTGACCTTACGTGGGAAACTCGCCAAGATCCCTTCCAGTGTTACAGATGTAGGTGGCCAGCTGCTTAGGTTATGCGTGCACAATGAGGGCAGCAGGCTGCACGCCTTCAGCAGTCTGAAGAAGCTAGCAAAATTGGCAACACTAGAGCTGATTGGCTGCGAACTGGAGCGCCTTCCCAATGCTATTTTCAGCCTCACCAGCCTGCAACAGCTGGATCTGAAAGAGAACAGGCTTATCACCGTGGAGGAAATCCTTAGCCTGCAGCACTGCCGCCGACTGAGCACACTCAGACTATGGCACAACTCCATTCGCTTCATCCCTGAGCATATCAACAAACTGCGCTCGCTCGAGACACTCGACTTGAGCTGGAACAAGATTCAAAGTCTGTCATTGCACCTGTGCTACTGCACCAAGCTTCGGCACCTGGATCTCTCGCACAATCAACTAACCTCGCTGCCCTCAGAGATTGGTATCCTGCAGAGTCTCTGGCACCTTTCTGTAGCTTACAACTCACTGGAAGTGCTCCCAGAGGAGTTGTTCTCATGTAAAAGGCTGAGGACTCTGGAGCTGGGGAATAACAGAATTGTCTATTTATCGCCAAGGGTTGGGAATTTGGCTCACTTGGTGTGTCTGGAACTAAAGGGTAACAGGCTGGAGTCTTTGCCTGCCGAAATAGGTGACTGCAACCTACTGAAATTGACTGGGATCATCATAGAAGAGAGTCTGATTGATACTTTGCCTGCCTATTTAAAAGCGAGAATGAAGGAAAGGTGA